TTCTTTATAGATATACAAACTCTGATCATTAAATCTGACATAAGTGATCTGATTTTCAGCATCATAACCTATTTCTGCAACATGCGATGAAATTACGGGTATCATTTCAGGTATCATTCTATCTCCTCGTTAAATCTTTGATTTCTCCATAAATTAAGTAGTTTTTTATAATTGTCATTAATATCCTCCTTTTTATTTAGCCATAAATCCGAAGGTAAAGGATCTGAACTTTTAGGAGTATTATGGGCCTTATAAAACTTTACTCTTGATGGGATCTTTACTGCTTCCCCAGATATGATCCCTTCACCTGTTCTTAAACTTGGAAGAAGATCAATAATAGTTTGCAACTCATCCTGAATTGCGGACTTTATATGGCCCCTATCTTTAGAATTATTCATTCGCAGAGCAATAATAGTTCCACACTGACTTAAAACAGTTTCATCTAATTCAGAAGGTCGCTGAGTGACCATTACTAAACCAACACCATATTTGCGCCCTTCTTTAGCTATCGTCTGAACAGTCTTGGATGAAATAGAATTTTCTCCTGCTTTTAAGTAATTATGAGCTTCTTCAAGAACAATCATCAAAGGTTGTTCTTTACCACCAATTGGAGTATTTTGCCCCCAAAATAGCCCATCATAAACTATTTTAAGTAAAGTACCTGAGATTGAATTCATTATTTCGCTGGGTACTCCAGATAAATCAAGGATTGTAACTGGTTCTCCAGTACCTATCCACCCTATCAATAATTCACTTAAATCTTTCTCAATTTTCCCTTCTAAATTTGGATTATACTCTCCTGGTTTGAATAAAAAACTGTACCTGCTATCTTTCAATTTGATTCTTATGCTATCAAGAAAACCCAATATACCTTTTCTAGCATTATTGAAAAATGGTTCAGTATTGTCGGGAGTTGCTGATTGATATTTACTGGATATCAAATTTTCCGGATCACCTTTTTCTTTTAGACACTCAGAGTGATCTTTTTTAAAAGTTTTTCTTTCAAAATCATCCAGATTGAACCAAAGTTGATTAATACTAAAAGGTATTGGACTATCTGCAGTTATTATCTCTTTTTCAACTCCCAAATCATTAATCTTATTTGAAGCAGCTTTAGCTTCTACAATTTTAGATCTAAAATAATCTTTATTAGGATCAGTTAAATTCCCTGGAAATATACTCATTAATTCTTCAAACGGTAAGGCCCAAAAAGGGATATACAATTCTTTTTCATTTTTTGAAGGATTAGCATTAATTTTGTAAACATTACTTTTATCGCTTAAAGCAGAATTGTATTCCCCATGAGGGTCAACTACAAGAATTCTAGAACTTTCAAAACCTTTTTCTGCTATTGAATTCAATAAAACCGCAGTCAAATTTGATTTCCCACTACCTGTTGAACCAAGGATTGCACAATGTCTCGAAACTAATTTATTTAAATCTATTTTCGCATTTAAGCTTTCAGAAATACTTATATTTCCCAGATTAATTGAATTATTTTCATCAAAACCACCATATACAATGCTCAAATCTTTTATTGTAACTAAATGGATTTTGTCACCAGTGGTAGGAGATTGTGATACACCCCTATCAAATCTGTTTCCAATTTGTTCCCCAACTAAGACCATGTTGAGCCATTGTTTATTACTTAATTTATCGTAACCATCCACTAAAAGTTCATTATAATTATCAGGCATTGCTGCAGCCCCTATTTTTGTAACAATACCATACAAATTAGCATACCCTAATGGAATTTTCAAAAATGAACCTATTTGACCAACACGATAGACTACACCTTCAATAACTGGCATATTAGATTTTAAGTTATCAGCAAGTTGAACTGTAATATTATTCCCATTCACACTTACTATTTCGCCAATTTCAGTATATTTATTAATCATGAGTTTCACTTATTCTAAATTATTATCAATTATCAAAGAACTCAAAAAAGAGACAAAATTAGAAAAATCGGGAAGTAAAAATTCTCCTTCTTTCATTTTTATTTCATTTTCATCAGAATCCAACTCATCCCACTGCTTAAAATACTTGTTTAAAAAATCCGTTTGTTCACTTTCAGTTTTTAATTCCCAAATACCATATTGACATCCAATTACCGCGTTTCTAATACCGTAAATTGATAATTTGCTGTTTTTTTTGGCCATTTTAACTAAGTTTGAGTTATTTTTTAAAATGAAATCTTTGTTACCATCTTGATTTATAATATCATAATAAAGAGAGAAAACGTGAGAAGATGAATTAGAATTTAAAGCCGTGACAATTCTTTCGTTGATATGTTCATCTCCAAAAGAATATCCACATGTAATCAAAATAGAATCATCACGCCTTAAAAAATTACTCAACCTATCCAAAAATGAGATATAAGGCTGTTTTTTGGAATCACTATATTTAAGAGTTGAAGGATAAATAAGAATGTCATTTTCACTTGAATCTTTACGTAAAACCTTCCCTGATCTTTTATCATGATGCCAGCCTAATGATCCATGAATTTTCCATAATTTGGTCTGTCTAGGCAAAAATTCAAAATCTTCAACCGAATCAGAATTAAAAAAAGGCATAAAACTACCAGTGAAACCATCATAATATGGAACATTTTTTAATTCCAACCCTAATTCAAACAGGTAATCATAATTAAGAGTAAATATTTCAATTCCATACTTCCTATCAGCACGATTTATCCACTCTGTGAAATCACTGTGAATACTATTTTCCAAATATATTTCATTTTCCATTAATTTTTCATGAATTGATACATTTTTTCTAATTTCAGTTTTTATAAGTGTGATTAAATCAGAAATATCATCCAAATTTAAGCCATTAATTTCTGTATCACCAAAAATAACGTCTTTTTTCTTTTCAAGATTTGTTAAAAGAGTCTCAATATTATAATTCGCCTCTCCAATCTCATCCTTTATTTGATTAATAGCATCTTCATATTGAGTTAATTCAGCTTCAATAATTTCAGTTAATTCACCAATAGCAGGAATATAAGGATGATCATCTTTCTTTCTAGCTAAAGAAGTTCCGGCTCCAAATAAAAAACCAATTCGTTTCTTATCAGAAATTAACAACTGTTGTAGTTGACGAATATATTCAGAAGGATCATGGGTTAACTCAGCCATTGTTACACACCATCAATATAACTTTATCATTGTAATTTAATACTATGATATTAATAAAGGTATGTAATAAAAAAATAACTTAAAAAAAAATTATTTATATTTCTCTCTAATCTTCTTTTTTAGAAGGTAGTTAATATCAATAACGTATTTACCTTCTTCGTCAGAGACTATGACTGATTCATCCGAAATCAAGGATTGCAGGTTTACTTCATAGACCCCGTGTTCCTTAACCATTATGGTCTCAATAGAATTTCCTTTAATTTCCTTTATTTCTTTAACTTTTCCTTTCTGGTGGAATTCAAAGAATTTACTGCCACAATTTGGGCAGCCTTTAAGGATAAGGTCTTCTGAGTCCTCGTATTCATGGCCACATTTAATACAGCGATGCATCGCCACCACCGAGGCTTGCCACCATGGACAGGAAATTGGATTTCCGTTTCACTGTCTTCATTACATTGGCCGGGCCAATAATGGTGATACCCACTGTTTTCTTCTTGGACAGCCCGAAAAATGAGCTTTCATCCTTTTCCAGGGTGTAGATATCAATGCCCACAAAGTTTTCCACATCGATCTCGCGCATGGTGGTTTCAATGAGCTCTGCCTCTTCTTCGGGTTCCAGGCCGCCCTCAATTACGAGAAGTTCACCTTTTTTAACTTTTTCCACGATCATGGAGATTTTTTCGATGCTGCTCTGGTTTCTGAGAGCATCTGATGAGATGAAATCCATTTTGAGAGTGTTGGTATCAGCTTCATCCATTTATATCACCTTTAGTTGAACTTCTCCACCATGGCCTGGTACAGTTTATCGGTGTTTTCACCGTGCAGGGCGGAGATGGAAACCACCTTGTGCTGGGGGAACACCGAGGTTATTCTTTCTGGTTTGGACTCGGGTAGGTCCACCTTGTTGGCCACAATTACAAAGGGTATCTTACGGGCCTCCAGGTTACCGATTATGGTTATGTTGGCCTGGGTCAGGGGGTCCTTGGTGGAATCCACCACCAACAGCACACCAGTAACATCATCCAACCATTTTATGGCCTCTATTATACCCTTAGTTGCTTCTTTAGCCCTTTCTTTTGCTTCCAATTCTGATAGTCCGTACTGTAAGAAGTTTTTGTAATCAATTTTCGTGGCGATTCCCGGGGTGTCAATAATGTCAAAATCCAGTTCCACACCATCGTAATTGAGGGATACTCTTTCCTGTCGGTACACCCTCCGTGTTTCGTGTGGTATTTCTGAAACCAGACCCAAAGGTTTTCCCAGCCAGTCTTTGGTCATTCTGTTGGCCAGTGTAGTTTTACCGGAATTGGGATGTCCGTAAAATCCAATTTTGAGTTTTTTTTCCTTTCCAATT
Above is a genomic segment from Methanobacterium formicicum containing:
- a CDS encoding KTSC domain-containing protein; this translates as MIPEMIPVISSHVAEIGYDAENQITYVRFNDQSLYIYKEVPETEFNNLANADSVGSYLHWNFKNVYPYERIE
- a CDS encoding ATP-binding protein; the encoded protein is MINKYTEIGEIVSVNGNNITVQLADNLKSNMPVIEGVVYRVGQIGSFLKIPLGYANLYGIVTKIGAAAMPDNYNELLVDGYDKLSNKQWLNMVLVGEQIGNRFDRGVSQSPTTGDKIHLVTIKDLSIVYGGFDENNSINLGNISISESLNAKIDLNKLVSRHCAILGSTGSGKSNLTAVLLNSIAEKGFESSRILVVDPHGEYNSALSDKSNVYKINANPSKNEKELYIPFWALPFEELMSIFPGNLTDPNKDYFRSKIVEAKAASNKINDLGVEKEIITADSPIPFSINQLWFNLDDFERKTFKKDHSECLKEKGDPENLISSKYQSATPDNTEPFFNNARKGILGFLDSIRIKLKDSRYSFLFKPGEYNPNLEGKIEKDLSELLIGWIGTGEPVTILDLSGVPSEIMNSISGTLLKIVYDGLFWGQNTPIGGKEQPLMIVLEEAHNYLKAGENSISSKTVQTIAKEGRKYGVGLVMVTQRPSELDETVLSQCGTIIALRMNNSKDRGHIKSAIQDELQTIIDLLPSLRTGEGIISGEAVKIPSRVKFYKAHNTPKSSDPLPSDLWLNKKEDINDNYKKLLNLWRNQRFNEEIE
- a CDS encoding SIR2 family protein, whose protein sequence is MAELTHDPSEYIRQLQQLLISDKKRIGFLFGAGTSLARKKDDHPYIPAIGELTEIIEAELTQYEDAINQIKDEIGEANYNIETLLTNLEKKKDVIFGDTEINGLNLDDISDLITLIKTEIRKNVSIHEKLMENEIYLENSIHSDFTEWINRADRKYGIEIFTLNYDYLFELGLELKNVPYYDGFTGSFMPFFNSDSVEDFEFLPRQTKLWKIHGSLGWHHDKRSGKVLRKDSSENDILIYPSTLKYSDSKKQPYISFLDRLSNFLRRDDSILITCGYSFGDEHINERIVTALNSNSSSHVFSLYYDIINQDGNKDFILKNNSNLVKMAKKNSKLSIYGIRNAVIGCQYGIWELKTESEQTDFLNKYFKQWDELDSDENEIKMKEGEFLLPDFSNFVSFLSSLIIDNNLE
- a CDS encoding Zn-ribbon domain-containing protein, whose amino-acid sequence is MHRCIKCGHEYEDSEDLILKGCPNCGSKFFEFHQKGKVKEIKEIKGNSIETIMVKEHGVYEVNLQSLISDESVIVSDEEGKYVIDINYLLKKKIREKYK
- a CDS encoding OapB/ArvB family protein, which gives rise to MDEADTNTLKMDFISSDALRNQSSIEKISMIVEKVKKGELLVIEGGLEPEEEAELIETTMREIDVENFVGIDIYTLEKDESSFFGLSKKKTVGITIIGPANVMKTVKRKSNFLSMVASLGGGDASLY
- a CDS encoding Era-like GTP-binding protein; the encoded protein is MVDIMRIFRKKFFTDIFNKLIGKEKKLKIGFYGHPNSGKTTLANRMTKDWLGKPLGLVSEIPHETRRVYRQERVSLNYDGVELDFDIIDTPGIATKIDYKNFLQYGLSELEAKERAKEATKGIIEAIKWLDDVTGVLLVVDSTKDPLTQANITIIGNLEARKIPFVIVANKVDLPESKPERITSVFPQHKVVSISALHGENTDKLYQAMVEKFN